From the genome of Leptotrichia sp. HSP-342:
AATACAATAAGATACAATTCTTCTAAAAAATTCAAAAATTACAAAAATCTATTCAGGAGGAAATATTTTTATGAGCTATCAAACTATAATTGTTGGAATTGCTGGAGGTACTGGTTCTGGTAAGACTAGTGTAACTCAAGCTATTATCAAAAATTTAGAAAGAACGGGAATTCATTCGATTTTGCTGGAACAGGATTCTTATTATAAGAGAAATGATCATCTAACTTATGAAGAGAGGGCTAAGTTAAATTATGATCATCCAGATGCGATTGACTTTGACTTGCTTGAAAAGCATATACTGGCATTAAAAGATGGAAAATCTATCGAAAAGCCTATTTATGATTTCCAGGTTCACAACAGGGTTAATGAAACTCAGCATATTGAACCTGCAAATATAATCATTGTTGAAGGTATTTTAGTACTTGCAATGGAAAAAATCAGAAGTCTTTTTGATACAAAAATTTTTGTTGACACTGATGATGATGAAAGGCTGCTTAGAAGAATTGAGAGGGATTTAAACGAGCGGGCAAGAAGTTTTGAAAGTATAAAAAATCAATATATTAATACTGTAAAGCCTATGCACTTGGAGTTTGTTGAACCTTCCAAAAGATATGCTGATGTTATAATTCCACGTGGAAAAGACAACAAAGTCGGTATAAACATGGTAGCAAGCAGACTTAGATATTTGTTTAACAAAATGAATCAAAAATAAAAATAATAAAATGAAAGGAGTGTATGATTCTTAAATTATCATACAAAAAATATTATGAAAATAGTTGTAATCGGAGGCGGAGCAGCTGGAATGATGTTTTCGACTCAATATAAAAAAGCAAATCCTGAAGATGAGGTTATTTTATTTGAAAAATCCTCTTATGTGGCTTGGGCTGGATGTCCAACACCTTATTTCATTGCTGATGAATTGAAGAAAAGTGATGTTCTGCACGGAACACCTGAAAATTTTATAAATCGTGGAATTGAAGTAAAAATTCATCACGAAGTTACAGAAATAAATTTTCAGAATAAGACTGTAACAGTAAAAGGAAATGAAATTAACGGAATAATCTTTTACGACAAACTGGTAATTGCTGTTGGGGCAAAATCATTTGTGCCAAATATTGCTGGATACTCGAAGGATTTGGAAAATGTGTTTACTTTATCTCACGCAGAACATGCCTTTAAAATAAAAGATTATCTTAACGAAAATAAATCAAAATTAAAAAATGCAGTTGTTGTAGGAGCTGGATTTATTGGACTGGAAATGGCTGAATCATTCAGAAAAAATGGATTAAACGTTACACTTATTGAAAAGGCTGATCAAATTTTTCCAAATGTTTCTGAAAACTTGAAAAAAAGAATTTATAAAGAAATAGAAAATAATAATGTTGAATTAAAATTAAACTCTGGCGTTTCAGAAATAATTTCTGAAAATAATATAGCAAAATCAGTAAAATTGGATAATGGGGAAACTGTAGACTTTGATATTGCACTATTTAGTATCGGAATTACTCCAAACATTGATTTCTTGCCGAAAGAATTAAAAACTGATTCTGGGAAAATTGTTGTAAATGATAAATTTGAGACAAATATTAAAGATGTATATGCCATTGGAGATTGCGTTTTTAACAAATATTACAAAACTGATAGAAATTTATATGCTCCATTTGGAGATGTAGCAAACAAGCATGGAATGTTCCTTGCAAAACACTTATCTGGAAAAGATGTGAGCTGGAAAGGGCTAATCCGTTCTTTTGCAACTTCATTTTATGATGTAAAACTAGCACAAACTGGACTTTCTCTAAAAGAAGCTCTGCAATTAGGATACAATGCCGATGTAGTTTCAATGAAAGCAATGTATAAAAATTCTGGCTTTGAAGACTCTGTTCCTGCAAGTGCCGAAATTATTTACGATAAAGACAGAAAAATTGTTCTTGGTGGAGCAATGGTAGGAAAAGAAGCAGTAGCACAATTTGTAGATCAAATGGCTATTGTTATTGCTCTTGAAACACCTATTGAAAAATTCATAGAAATTGACTTTGCATATTCCCCAACAAATGCAAGTGTTTGGAATCCGTTATTAGTAACATATAGAAAAGTTATTAAATAAAACAGGAGTTTTTATGAAAAAGAAAATTGAAAAATTACATAAAAACAAAAGATTTCGTATAAGTTATCAGGTTATTTTTATTTTCTTGGCATTATACAGCTTTGTCACTACACTTTTAGATTTACATGGCGATATTAGCATTTTTAATAATCCAATCCTGGAATTTATTGATGTATCAATTTATTTAATTTTTGCAGTGGATTATTTTATACGTTTTACAAATTCAGACAATAAATTAGATTTTATTGAAAGCAATATTCCTGATTTAATCTCAATTATTCCGTATTATTCTATTTTTAGACTATTCAGAATTTTTAAGATTAGACGTTTAGCAAGAGTTTTTAAGCATTTAAAGCTGACAAAAGCTTATTTGTCTGTAAAAAAATTCTACAAAAAAATAAAAAAAATCTTGAGAGCAAATGGACTTATTTATTTGTTAATATTTGCTGTACTTGGAATCATAGTATCTGCCCTAATAGTTTCCTATGTCGAAAAACTCTCTTATTTTAATAGCCTATGGTGGGCTTTTGTAACTGCAACTACTGTTGGTTATGGAGATGTCTATCCGCATACATTTATTGGAAGAATAATTGCTATTTTTCTGATACTGATTGGAATGGGAACTTTTGGAATGATTACGGGAGCAATCACAAGTTATTTCTTAAATCGGCAAACTGATTTAATTCCAGATGATGATTTAGATGAATATGTTTTAAACTCCCAAAATTACACAGATACAGAAAAACAGGAAATTATAACTTTTATACAATTTATAAGAAACAAAAGAAAAAAATAAATTATACTAAAATCTTTTCAATACAGGAAGAACAGTAAGCTTTAACTAATCTTATTATTCTCCTGTATTTTTTTATTAACTGCTATTAATTACTGTGAACTTTTTTCCCTTTAATTCTAACATCTGAACTTAATGATTCCATCGTTATTTCCTTCTCTTTCCCAATAATATTTATCTTAGAGCCATAAAAATCAGCATCCCCAATCGACTCTATCCCCAAATAATTATTAGAAGCCACTATCATATTTTGATTAGCCTTATTTACAAAATTATCTGCATTTTCAACTATATTTGGTGATTCTACGCTATATTTCTCAGCCGTTTTCACTTCAAAACTGTTCAAATTCAAGCTAAAATTAAAATCACTCTGATTAACCTGAAAATTTCTTTTGGTATAATCACTAAACCTTCCATTTCCTTTATTGTTTATTGCCCACGACACTTTTGCAAATCGCTCGTCTTCATTTGGAAAATAAACTTCCACAGTATCATTTTCTTCAGGAGTGCAGAAAAATCCAGTATTTGTTTGCGAATAAAAAGTCTGATAACTTAATGGAAATCTTTTTATCCCATAATCATCGTACGCTTTGTCATTACTTTCATCATTGCTTCTTTCCTGAACAATTTTTTTTCAGCCCTTCTGCAAATCTGACTTCCATTTTCGCAATTCCGCTATCTTCAAACACCCGTTCAACATTTGCTTCAATTCTGCACCCTTTTATTTTTTCATTATATTTCTTGAATATGTGATAACTCTTCATATCCGTTGCTAAAAATTCACTTTTTAAAATAAAATCCTTCAAAAATATTCTAGTTTGCAATACAGAAAAACTGCCTTTATTCCCACTAGAATCTTTATCATTTCCTTCATTTTCTACAGCGTTTTCAGAAATAGAAACAGTATCTCCCAAATTTATTACTTTATTTGACTGCACTTTATAATATAGATTTTTATAATCTCTTACCAGCGAATAATCTGAAAAATATTTATTTTCCTTCTTAATTTCTCCCATTTCTACGATTCCAAACAATATTATTCCCTGTTCTATTACAAACATCCCCGTTTTTAATTGACTTGCAAGTCTTACCAAAAATTCCCAGTCTGTTTCATCAAACTGAACAATCAAACTGCCTATCTGCTTTTTCGCAATATCAGAATATTTTATTTCCAACTTTTTATCAGCATAATCCTTATTAATCTCATCAATTATATCTGAAAACATTAAATTCCTATCCTGAAAAACCCGATACTTCTTCTCATTTTTCCTGTCAAAAAGCACACTCTTAGAAAACGCCCTCATCAAAATCCTGCACCCATAACTCCCATAATCCAAAATCTCAAAATAATCAACAATCCCACTAAAAACTTTTCTTTTTACATCCTTATCTGCATTAGCAAGCTCAATTTCAATCCCAACATCTTCCTTTTCAATAATTCTTTCCAAATTTTTTCTCTGCTCATCATCCATTTCCAATTGAATTTCCAGCTTCTGATGTTCATTAATATTTTCATCTAATACAAATTCCTGAATCACAAAATTCTCTAACTTTGTTTTATTCAGTATGATTCCAATATTTTTCCCTTCATACATATTTTCAACATTTACATCTTTACTCATTTTTACCACCTCAATTATTTCCTTTTATTAATTTTATTTAATAATCATTTTACAGTTTTAATCCTTAAGTACTAAAATAACAATTATTTCTAATTTTTATAAACAGAATTGTTGTTAATAAATATTTTTTCAATGATTTATATATTTTTTCTTTTTTATAACGTAAAGGGGATCAATCGCCATCCCCTTTACAATCCCCGCTAGTCTAAGCATTTTTTTGAAACAAAAACGAAACTCGCTACGTAAAACTTCGCTCAAACAGTCGTTTTTATTCCAAAAAAATCACGACACTTTAAATTTAATTATAACAATTATAATAAAAAAAATTTTCAAAAATATAAATAAAAAGTAATTATTAGTCAAAATAATCTGAAATTTAAAAATCTTCTATTTTAGTACTTAATTGATATTTTTAAAATAAATTATTAATTAAATATTAATATATATTTTATTATACTATATTTTTAATTAAATTTCAATTATAATTTTAAAAATAGCTATTGCTTAAAAGCAGAATATATAAATTATAATATTCTAGATAATAAATTTCTCAAACTCTTAAAAATCAGTACATTTAATCTTTATCCCAAGATTTTGGATATATTTTAAATTTAATTAATATTAAAATAACAGGGCTAAAAAATAAAGCTATTATAAATTTAGCAACTAACATTTCGTAAAATAGATTAAATTCATCTTTACCATATTTATTTATATATTTTTTAGCTTTTTCCAATTTAATTTTTTGAGAAAAAATTTTTTCTATCTCTTCTTTTGTTAAATTAAATTTCTTTTTATTATTATCTGAATAATTAATATAAAAATATTGGTTATTTTCCATTTTCCCTATTAAATAATTTTTATCCTGATTTGAAATTTCTTCTACAACAAAACAATCTAAATTACCTTTTGACTCACATATGTTTACTGAATAAGAAGAACTGGGTCCACTTTCAAGATAATAGTATTCATTTATATCCATAAAAGTTTTCTGTATAATTTCTCCTTTAAAATAACTTTCAAAACAAAAAATAACTAGCAGTATTGTAAATAATTTAACAAAAATCTCAAATTTTTTCATTTTAATCTCCTAAATAATTTAAAAAAGCCCTTTAAAAAGCAACAAACTTAAAAAAGAGCTTCTAAAATTAATAAATATTTTCTTAAACATTAAATCTGAAGAACATTACATCCCCATCTTGCACAATGTACTCTTTTCCTTCCAGTCTCATTGCACCTTTTTCTTTTGCACCGTTCCATCCGTTTAGTTCGATGAATTTGTCGAAAGACACTACTTCTGCTCTGATAAATCCTTTTTCAATGTCTGTATGAATTTCACTGGCAGATTTTTGAGCGTTTGTTCCTTGTTTTATTGTCCATGCTCTTACTTCTTTTACTCCAGCTGTAAAATATGTGATTAGTCCTAACAATTTGAATCCTGCTCTAATTAGTCTATTTAGACTTGGTTCTTTTATTCCTAATTCGTCAATGAACATTTGTCTTTCTTCTTCGTCTTCGATTTCGATTAGTTCTGCTTCCACTTTTGCTGAAAAGGTTACTACTTCGCTATCGTACTGTTTTGCAAATTCACGCACTTTTTTTACGTAATCATTTTCAATTCCAGCCGTCAAATCTTCTTCCGAAATATTTGCGGCAAACATCATTGGTTTTACTGTTAAAAATTGATAAACTTTTATTAATTCCTCTTCTCTTTGAGTAAATTCCAATGTTTTTAATAATTTAAATTCTTCCAGATGAACTTTACATCTTTCAAGAACTGCGACTAATTCTTTTCCTTCTGCGTTTCCTCCACGAGCCAGCTTCTGATTTTTCTGAATTGCCCTTTCAACTGTGTCTAAATCAGCAAAAATCAATTCTGCATTAATCGTTTCAATATCTCTTATAGGATCAACGCTTCCTTCCACGTGAATAATATTGTCATCATCAAAACATCTTACAACCTGACAAATTGCAGCTGTATTTCTAATGTTTGATAAAAACTGGTTTCCTAGTCCTTCCCCTTTTGATGCACCTTTTACAAGTCCTGCAATATCTACAAATTCAACTGTCGCTCCAACCGTTCTTTCTGGATTAACTACTTTCTCCAGATCTTTTAAACGTGGATCTGGCACGCTTACAAGCCCTACATTTGGCTCAATTGTTGCAAATGGATAGTTTGCCGCCTCTGCATTCTGTGTTTTTGTTATTGCGTTAAATAATGTTGATTTTCCTACGTTTGGTAATCCTACAATTCCTATTCCTATCATTATTTTTTATTTCCTTTCTTCTTTTATAATTTTTCCAAAATTTTTATTAATTTCCATTTTTCCTTATCTGTCGCTTTAAACAAATAAGAAATATCGTAAATCGGTACAACCTTAATTTCTCCATAAAAATCAAACACTTTACCCACCAAATCTTTTATATCCTCTTTTTCTACATTTTCTAAAAGTGATTTAGTTGCCCTTTCTCCAACTGTTACAATGTACTTTGGATTAATCAAGGCAATTTGTGCTACAAGAAACTCATTACACTTTGTAATACTGTCTTTCTCGATTAAATTACCATGTGAACTACATTTTGTAAGAGTTGTAAAATAACATTTCTTCAAATCAAGCTTTGAATACTCCAAAAATTTTTTAAAATATTTTCCATTTCTGTCAATCAAAAGTTTATGTTTTACATCCTCTTCCTCACTTATGCTATCCAGCACAAATAAAATTTCTGCCTTTTTATTCCCTTCGCCAACAATTGGATTAATTCTAGTTTTTTCTAATATACATTTAGTACAAATGTCGATTTCCAGCTTTAAGTCATTCCACATAACTTTTTTCCTTATTCTTTATTCTAATATTCTATATTTTATAAATTTCTGTTCCTTCTTCGTTAATAATTTCAATTTCCAAATGGCTTTTATTTTCTCGCTCCAAAATTTGGTACAGCGAATTATAAGCCAGCTCTGGCGTGTTATTGTCCTTGCTTATATGCATTAAATAAACCTTTTTCAGTTTCTCGCTAAGCACCTGCCCAATCAGCTTTGATGCTTCTGCATTTGACAAATGTCCATTTCTTCCCTTTACACGATTTTTCAGTTCCCAATGATAAGGCCCTGTCATTAGCATATTATAGTCATAATTACTTTCCAGCACAATTACATCGCTATTTTTCAAATTTTCCTTAATAATATTGTTTACACAGCCAACATCACTTGCATAGGACAATTTTTTTCCTTCATATTCAAATGTATATCCCAAGCACTTTTCAGCATCGTGCATTACTTCAAAATTATTTATCACACAATTATCAATAACAATTTTTTCATCTCTTATAAAATTTAAATTTTTTTTCTCAATTTTTCCAATTCTGTCCTTAATTACATTATAAGTTACTTCGTGAAGATAAATTGGAATATCGTATTTTCTTGAAACAACACCCAGTCCTTGAATATGGTCAGAATGCTCATGTGTCACAAATATCCCCATTACATCCTCAATCCTTTTTTCAATATTATTCAATTTTTCTACAATTTTTTTTCCACTAAATCCTGCATCTATAAGAAATTTCTTATTGCCCATCTCAATATAGCTTGAATTTCCGCTACTTCCACTTCCCAAACTTGAAAATTTCATTTTTTTACTAATCTTCTTTCTAATTGAGTTTCTTTATTTAACTCCCCCATTTTTCACTTTATAATTTTAAATATTTGGCGAAATAGTCCCTTTTGCCTCATCATAAACCCATCCACCTTTTTTATCCTTTTTCGTTACAATTCTATTGCTTCTTTCTCTTGAATCCTTTATGCTTTCAGGAATTTCATAAATTTTATCCCTTCCATAAAAAGCTTCAAAATTATATTTACCATCTGAGCTTCTCACATCCCTAAGGTTATTTTCAAGCCCGATTAATTTGGGATTTGAGCCAGTTTTTTTGTTAAATTCCTTTACCGCATTCTGCAATTTTACAGTTTCAACCTGAATATCAGCCATTATAAGCTTATCGATCTTTCTTGAAAATAGAATAACAACATTAAATATTGCGATAAACACTACCACAAGAAAAGTTATACCACGAAGGGTAATATTTTTAGTCACTCTATTTTTGTTCTTTCCATAATAACTATTACCAAAAGCCATTTTCTTACATGAAATTTTTAAAAATCATGTTCTCCTTTCTTAATTTCTCTTTACTTAATTTATTTCCTGTTTTTAAAAATTGATGGTCTAACAATTACCTTCACATTTTTGGGAACTTCAAGCTGTACCTTTAGCGGACCTCTTTTAACATTTATCCAGCCTAGTCCTGCTATTACCAGTTCCTCATTTTCCTCGATTTCCACTTCATGAGTCACAAATTTATTTTGAAAATACTTTTCTTTTTCATTTCCTTGTAAAATCTCAAAGTAATTTCCATTTAACAAGGCTTCCACTCTTTCCTCACGAGCCACGTGAAACTTCACGCTTTTTGAAGCATAAGCAGAAAATATAGGCTTGCTTCCACTTTCTAAAAGTTTATTTCCAAGTATTTTAAATCTGCAGAAAACATCAAACATAAATACCTGATTTTCTTCAAGTTTAAAAGTTTTTCGGGAAATTTCTCCAGCTGGCACTAGCTTTAATCCATTTTCTACACTAATCAAATCAGAAATTCTCCCATCTGGAATAAGTCCAGGTGTGTCAATTATCGTAATTTCACTATTTGGAATTTTATTGTTAATTGATTTTAAAGTAGTTCCAGAATATTTAGAAGTTGTTATTTTGTTGTTTCCAAGAAGTAAATTTATAACTGATGATTTGCCAACATTTGAAACTCCAAGTACAGTTGCCTTTACTTTTTTGTTATGAAAAATATTTTTAATTTTTCTGATTATTCCATTTACTCCGTATTTATTTTTTGCACTGATAAAAGCAATGTCATCGGGTACAATATCCTCTTCAGCAAGTCTGTCCTTTACCCAGTTGGAAATTTCAGTTGGATGTATAAAGTCAGGCAGCAAATCTATTTTGTTAATTAAAATTATAGATCTGTAATCTCTTAGATAATCCAAGATTTCCTCAGTAAATGAACCTTCAAAGTCAATAATATCAAAAATTGGAAGTATTATATCAGATTTTTTTACACATTCATTTACTTCCTTCAAATAATCTTCCCTGCTAAAATTATTTACAAGATTTTCCCCATAATTTTTAATTTTAAAACATCTCTGACAAAGCAAATTATCCTCTGTTATAAACTTCTCTTCAGGAACATATCCTTCCTTATTTTTATCTTCAAACTGCAGTTCAATTCCACAACCGCTACATTTTTTTATAATCAAAATTTCCTCCTATTTTCTCATTCCTTTTGCATTAAAATTCAATCCAATCAAATCCATTATTCCTTAGCCAATGGATGAGTACTCATATAAATATCTCTCAAGAAAGCCTTGCTCACATGTGTATAAACTTGCGTTGTAGCAATACTGCTATGCCCAAGCAATTCCTGTAAATATCG
Proteins encoded in this window:
- the ychF gene encoding redox-regulated ATPase YchF; this encodes MMIGIGIVGLPNVGKSTLFNAITKTQNAEAANYPFATIEPNVGLVSVPDPRLKDLEKVVNPERTVGATVEFVDIAGLVKGASKGEGLGNQFLSNIRNTAAICQVVRCFDDDNIIHVEGSVDPIRDIETINAELIFADLDTVERAIQKNQKLARGGNAEGKELVAVLERCKVHLEEFKLLKTLEFTQREEELIKVYQFLTVKPMMFAANISEEDLTAGIENDYVKKVREFAKQYDSEVVTFSAKVEAELIEIEDEEERQMFIDELGIKEPSLNRLIRAGFKLLGLITYFTAGVKEVRAWTIKQGTNAQKSASEIHTDIEKGFIRAEVVSFDKFIELNGWNGAKEKGAMRLEGKEYIVQDGDVMFFRFNV
- a CDS encoding FAD-dependent oxidoreductase, whose product is MKIVVIGGGAAGMMFSTQYKKANPEDEVILFEKSSYVAWAGCPTPYFIADELKKSDVLHGTPENFINRGIEVKIHHEVTEINFQNKTVTVKGNEINGIIFYDKLVIAVGAKSFVPNIAGYSKDLENVFTLSHAEHAFKIKDYLNENKSKLKNAVVVGAGFIGLEMAESFRKNGLNVTLIEKADQIFPNVSENLKKRIYKEIENNNVELKLNSGVSEIISENNIAKSVKLDNGETVDFDIALFSIGITPNIDFLPKELKTDSGKIVVNDKFETNIKDVYAIGDCVFNKYYKTDRNLYAPFGDVANKHGMFLAKHLSGKDVSWKGLIRSFATSFYDVKLAQTGLSLKEALQLGYNADVVSMKAMYKNSGFEDSVPASAEIIYDKDRKIVLGGAMVGKEAVAQFVDQMAIVIALETPIEKFIEIDFAYSPTNASVWNPLLVTYRKVIK
- a CDS encoding potassium channel family protein encodes the protein MKKKIEKLHKNKRFRISYQVIFIFLALYSFVTTLLDLHGDISIFNNPILEFIDVSIYLIFAVDYFIRFTNSDNKLDFIESNIPDLISIIPYYSIFRLFRIFKIRRLARVFKHLKLTKAYLSVKKFYKKIKKILRANGLIYLLIFAVLGIIVSALIVSYVEKLSYFNSLWWAFVTATTVGYGDVYPHTFIGRIIAIFLILIGMGTFGMITGAITSYFLNRQTDLIPDDDLDEYVLNSQNYTDTEKQEIITFIQFIRNKRKK
- a CDS encoding MBL fold metallo-hydrolase; amino-acid sequence: MKFSSLGSGSSGNSSYIEMGNKKFLIDAGFSGKKIVEKLNNIEKRIEDVMGIFVTHEHSDHIQGLGVVSRKYDIPIYLHEVTYNVIKDRIGKIEKKNLNFIRDEKIVIDNCVINNFEVMHDAEKCLGYTFEYEGKKLSYASDVGCVNNIIKENLKNSDVIVLESNYDYNMLMTGPYHWELKNRVKGRNGHLSNAEASKLIGQVLSEKLKKVYLMHISKDNNTPELAYNSLYQILERENKSHLEIEIINEEGTEIYKI
- a CDS encoding uracil-DNA glycosylase, translated to MWNDLKLEIDICTKCILEKTRINPIVGEGNKKAEILFVLDSISEEEDVKHKLLIDRNGKYFKKFLEYSKLDLKKCYFTTLTKCSSHGNLIEKDSITKCNEFLVAQIALINPKYIVTVGERATKSLLENVEKEDIKDLVGKVFDFYGEIKVVPIYDISYLFKATDKEKWKLIKILEKL
- a CDS encoding contractile injection system protein, VgrG/Pvc8 family; its protein translation is MSKDVNVENMYEGKNIGIILNKTKLENFVIQEFVLDENINEHQKLEIQLEMDDEQRKNLERIIEKEDVGIEIELANADKDVKRKVFSGIVDYFEILDYGSYGCRILMRAFSKSVLFDRKNEKKYRVFQDRNLMFSDIIDEINKDYADKKLEIKYSDIAKKQIGSLIVQFDETDWEFLVRLASQLKTGMFVIEQGIILFGIVEMGEIKKENKYFSDYSLVRDYKNLYYKVQSNKVINLGDTVSISENAVENEGNDKDSSGNKGSFSVLQTRIFLKDFILKSEFLATDMKSYHIFKKYNEKIKGCRIEANVERVFEDSGIAKMEVRFAEGLKKNCSGKKQ
- the udk gene encoding uridine kinase is translated as MSYQTIIVGIAGGTGSGKTSVTQAIIKNLERTGIHSILLEQDSYYKRNDHLTYEERAKLNYDHPDAIDFDLLEKHILALKDGKSIEKPIYDFQVHNRVNETQHIEPANIIIVEGILVLAMEKIRSLFDTKIFVDTDDDERLLRRIERDLNERARSFESIKNQYINTVKPMHLEFVEPSKRYADVIIPRGKDNKVGINMVASRLRYLFNKMNQK
- the yqeH gene encoding ribosome biogenesis GTPase YqeH, translated to MIIKKCSGCGIELQFEDKNKEGYVPEEKFITEDNLLCQRCFKIKNYGENLVNNFSREDYLKEVNECVKKSDIILPIFDIIDFEGSFTEEILDYLRDYRSIILINKIDLLPDFIHPTEISNWVKDRLAEEDIVPDDIAFISAKNKYGVNGIIRKIKNIFHNKKVKATVLGVSNVGKSSVINLLLGNNKITTSKYSGTTLKSINNKIPNSEITIIDTPGLIPDGRISDLISVENGLKLVPAGEISRKTFKLEENQVFMFDVFCRFKILGNKLLESGSKPIFSAYASKSVKFHVAREERVEALLNGNYFEILQGNEKEKYFQNKFVTHEVEIEENEELVIAGLGWINVKRGPLKVQLEVPKNVKVIVRPSIFKNRK